One window of the Mixophyes fleayi isolate aMixFle1 chromosome 6, aMixFle1.hap1, whole genome shotgun sequence genome contains the following:
- the LOC142095340 gene encoding uncharacterized protein LOC142095340, which produces MAQERRSTRRTGGGPPLRMEYTTYEEELRQIMPAEIVEGINVQDTDSPSFGQVVDSPGPQFSPSARPTPPPSARDSGTDEQAGPSSYQPPQAESLEMSPEPEDQTTITLVTVDAPVSGLQEVSPGPAEPSHHQPAPETMDPAREMALSIGAFQQQQTLFMDRQTGHMSQIAAQLRRIHRSTSQIPAAINRLASALEQTNVQLAQMSGSVDAMHSSIREGNANVIRLAGQLQQELIARLPAPFSSASTSAASTPTTSLQSTPPRRGARTRGIGCGSDQIILNNHYMGIP; this is translated from the exons atggcccaggaaaggaggtcgacaaggcgcacgggtggtggccccccacttcgtatggagtacaccacgtacgaggaggagctgcgccagataatgccggctgaaattgtagagggcataaatgtgcaggacaccgattcgccctcttttggccaagtagttg attcgccaggaccgcagttcagtcccagtgccagacctacacctccaccttcagcgagagattcgggcacagacgagcaagcag ggccctcttcataccagccacctcaggcggagtcattggaaatgtcccctgagccagaggatcaaacgaccatcaccctggtaacagtggatgcccctgtgtctggcctccaggaagtttcacctggccctgctgaaccatcacaccaccaacctgcacctgaaactatggacccagccagagaaatggcgctgtctattggcgcattccagcagcaacagacattgttcatggacaggcaaactgggcacatgtcacaaattgcggcccagttgaggcgaatacaccgctccacgagccaaatccctgctgcaataaaccggctggcaagcgctttggagcagacaaatgtgcagctggcccaaatgtctgggtctgtggacgccatgcattcctccattcgcgaggggaatgccaatgttatccggctggcaggccaactccagcaggaactgattgcccgcttgccggcccctttttcatcggcctccaccagtgccgctagtactcctaccacatctctacagagtactcctccaaggagaggtgctcgcaccaggg